One genomic region from Actinocatenispora thailandica encodes:
- a CDS encoding VOC family protein, translating to MQVTASAVSLTVDDVAASSAFLCRHFGFAEQQAADGFASLARSDVGMNVIFLRRGLPTLPADQRDEHAGGLILALTVDDLDGELARLRAEGVPITMPLTVEEWGERAFQVRDPNGVIVQLVDWNG from the coding sequence ATGCAGGTGACCGCATCGGCGGTGTCGTTGACGGTGGACGACGTCGCCGCTTCCAGTGCGTTTCTGTGCCGTCACTTCGGGTTCGCCGAGCAGCAAGCCGCCGACGGGTTCGCCTCGCTGGCCCGGTCCGACGTCGGAATGAACGTGATCTTCCTGCGCCGCGGGCTGCCGACGCTGCCCGCCGATCAGCGCGACGAGCACGCGGGCGGTCTGATCCTCGCCCTCACCGTCGACGACCTGGACGGCGAACTCGCCCGGCTGCGCGCCGAAGGCGTGCCGATCACCATGCCGCTGACGGTGGAGGAGTGGGGCGAGCGAGCCTTCCAGGTGCGCGACCCCAACGGCGTCATCGTCCAGCTGGTCGACTGGAACGGCTGA
- a CDS encoding TetR/AcrR family transcriptional regulator — MAELTGGGDTAKTLRLLWGEVAPPRRGPRPGLAVADVVAAATAVADSDGLAALTIRRVAERLGVSAMTVYTYVPGKAELLDLMADAAYQAMERADTAGLDWRERLTAVATENRQLCRDHPWMAELYTARPTLGPGLMAKYEHELAAFDGLDLPDVTRDDALTYLLGFVYANARDERAATAATGTDQQWWEQAGPLLARIFDPTAYPRAVRVGAAAGAERGSAYDPAQAYEFGLARVLDGLGELIGQAAASRRRQ; from the coding sequence GTGGCGGAACTCACCGGCGGCGGCGACACGGCGAAGACCCTGCGACTGCTGTGGGGCGAGGTGGCACCGCCACGCCGCGGGCCGCGCCCCGGCCTCGCCGTCGCCGACGTGGTCGCCGCCGCCACCGCGGTCGCCGACTCCGACGGTCTCGCCGCACTCACCATCCGGCGGGTCGCTGAACGCCTCGGCGTCTCCGCGATGACCGTCTACACCTACGTGCCCGGCAAGGCCGAGCTGCTCGACCTGATGGCCGACGCCGCCTACCAGGCGATGGAACGCGCCGACACCGCCGGGCTCGACTGGCGGGAACGGCTCACCGCGGTCGCCACGGAGAACCGGCAGCTGTGCCGCGACCACCCGTGGATGGCGGAGCTGTACACCGCGCGACCGACGCTGGGCCCGGGCCTGATGGCCAAGTACGAGCACGAACTGGCCGCCTTCGACGGGCTCGACCTGCCCGACGTGACCCGCGACGACGCGCTGACCTACCTGCTCGGCTTCGTGTACGCCAACGCCCGCGACGAGCGCGCCGCCACCGCGGCGACCGGTACCGACCAGCAGTGGTGGGAGCAGGCCGGTCCGCTGCTGGCCCGCATCTTCGACCCGACCGCCTACCCGCGCGCGGTACGGGTCGGCGCGGCGGCCGGCGCCGAACGGGGCAGCGCCTACGACCCGGCGCAGGCGTACGAGTTCGGGCTGGCCCGGGTGCTCGACGGGCTCGGTGAGCTGATCGGTCAGGCAGCCGCGTCGCGGCGCCGCCAGTAG
- a CDS encoding HoxN/HupN/NixA family nickel/cobalt transporter yields the protein MTGLSSAAPTRARRRLSAGERRRLLGMGLFVLALHVVGWGLLVALVAPAQYRVGGQVFGIGLGVTAYTLGMRHAFDADHIAAIDNTTRKLMGDGQRPVSVGFWFSLGHSSVVFGLCALLGFGVRTLAGQVENDSSTLQTVTGLIGTLVSGVFLVIIAVLNLAVLRRIARVFRRMRSGHFDEAELEEQLDKRGFVNRILGGATRAVRKPWHMYPIGLLFGLGFDTATEVSLLVLAGGAAAFALPWYAILTLPILFAAGMSLLDSIDGSFMNFAYGWAFAKPVRKVYYNLTITALSVAVALIIGVIELLSVLAEKLSISSGPLAWIAGLDLNYVGFVIVGLFVVVWGVALLTWRFGRIEQRWNTRLRTEPADD from the coding sequence ATGACCGGTTTGTCTTCCGCAGCGCCGACCCGTGCCCGCCGCCGGCTGTCCGCCGGCGAGCGGCGCCGGCTGCTCGGCATGGGACTGTTCGTGCTGGCCCTGCACGTGGTGGGGTGGGGGCTGCTCGTTGCCCTGGTCGCCCCGGCGCAGTACCGCGTCGGCGGCCAGGTCTTCGGCATCGGCCTCGGCGTCACCGCCTACACGCTGGGCATGCGGCACGCGTTCGACGCCGACCACATCGCCGCCATCGACAACACCACCCGCAAGCTGATGGGCGACGGGCAGCGGCCGGTGTCCGTCGGGTTCTGGTTCTCGCTCGGCCACTCCTCGGTGGTCTTCGGGCTGTGCGCGCTGCTCGGCTTCGGTGTGCGCACCCTCGCCGGCCAGGTCGAGAACGACTCGTCCACGCTGCAGACCGTCACCGGCCTGATCGGCACCCTGGTCTCCGGCGTGTTCCTGGTGATCATCGCGGTCCTCAACCTCGCCGTCCTGCGCCGCATCGCGAGGGTGTTCCGCCGGATGCGCTCCGGCCACTTCGACGAGGCGGAGCTGGAGGAGCAGCTCGACAAGCGCGGTTTCGTCAACCGGATCCTCGGCGGCGCCACCCGGGCGGTCCGCAAGCCGTGGCACATGTACCCGATCGGCCTGCTGTTCGGGCTGGGCTTCGACACCGCCACCGAGGTGTCGCTGCTGGTGCTCGCCGGCGGCGCGGCGGCGTTCGCGCTGCCCTGGTACGCGATCCTGACGCTGCCGATCCTGTTCGCGGCCGGCATGTCGCTGCTGGACTCGATCGACGGCTCGTTCATGAACTTCGCCTACGGCTGGGCGTTCGCCAAGCCGGTACGCAAGGTCTACTACAACCTGACGATCACCGCGCTGTCGGTGGCGGTCGCGCTGATCATCGGTGTCATCGAACTGCTGTCGGTGCTGGCCGAGAAGCTGTCGATCTCGTCCGGTCCGCTGGCCTGGATCGCCGGCCTGGATCTCAACTACGTCGGGTTCGTGATCGTCGGGCTGTTCGTCGTCGTCTGGGGGGTCGCGCTGCTGACCTGGCGGTTCGGCCGCATCGAACAGCGCTGGAACACCCGGCTGCGCACCGAGCCCGCGGACGACTGA
- a CDS encoding zinc-binding alcohol dehydrogenase family protein has product MSRTMDGWRVETPGPMADRPLRRAALAVPTPAPGELLVEVSACGVCRTDLHVAEGALPVHRQGVVPGHEVVGRVVALGTDVTGWAVGDRAGIAWLRHTCGHCRYCLAGAENLCLASRYTGWDADGGYAQYATVPADYAYRLPDGYSDVELAPLLCAGIIGYRALLRAQLPTGGRLGIYGFGASAHLTAQLAIAQGARVHVLTRAAAARQLALELGAASAGPADAAPPEPLDAAILFAPVGTLVPVALEALDAGGTLSVAGIHLTDVPPLNYQRHLFRERTLRSVTANTRQDGRRFLDLAGRHHLHVTTTPYPLAQADRALADLAADRVEGAAVLVPDEPRRADPTSGQTR; this is encoded by the coding sequence ATGAGCCGGACCATGGACGGATGGCGCGTCGAGACACCCGGGCCGATGGCCGACCGGCCGCTGCGACGGGCCGCCCTGGCCGTGCCGACACCGGCCCCCGGTGAGCTGCTCGTCGAGGTGTCGGCGTGCGGGGTGTGCCGGACCGACCTGCACGTGGCGGAGGGCGCCCTGCCGGTGCACCGGCAGGGCGTGGTGCCCGGGCACGAGGTGGTCGGGCGCGTCGTCGCGCTCGGCACCGACGTGACCGGGTGGGCGGTCGGCGACCGGGCCGGCATCGCGTGGCTGCGGCACACCTGCGGCCACTGCCGGTACTGCCTCGCCGGCGCCGAGAACCTCTGCCTGGCGTCGCGGTACACCGGGTGGGACGCCGACGGCGGGTACGCGCAGTACGCCACCGTGCCGGCCGACTACGCCTACCGGCTGCCGGACGGGTACTCCGACGTCGAACTGGCGCCGCTGCTGTGCGCCGGGATCATCGGGTACCGGGCGCTGCTGCGCGCCCAGCTGCCGACCGGCGGCCGGCTCGGCATCTACGGGTTCGGCGCCTCGGCGCACCTGACCGCGCAGCTCGCGATCGCGCAGGGCGCCCGGGTGCACGTACTGACCCGAGCGGCCGCGGCCCGCCAGCTGGCGCTGGAACTCGGTGCCGCGTCCGCCGGGCCGGCCGACGCGGCGCCGCCCGAGCCGCTGGACGCGGCGATCCTGTTCGCGCCGGTCGGCACGCTGGTGCCGGTGGCGCTGGAGGCCCTGGACGCCGGCGGCACGCTGTCGGTGGCCGGCATCCACCTCACCGACGTCCCGCCGCTGAACTACCAGCGGCACCTGTTCCGGGAGCGCACCCTGCGCAGCGTCACCGCCAACACCAGGCAGGACGGCCGCCGGTTCCTCGACCTCGCCGGCCGGCACCACCTGCACGTGACCACCACGCCGTACCCGCTGGCGCAGGCCGACCGCGCGCTCGCGGACCTGGCCGCCGACCGGGTCGAGGGCGCGGCGGTGCTGGTACCCGACGAGCCGCGCCGGGCCGACCCGACCTCCGGGCAGACGCGGTGA
- a CDS encoding S1C family serine protease: protein MSTDPRTHLDPEPDEPRPTGTQHVASAAADRKPAAPPTAPAPAAGPVAAPASAAGAAGPASGQHPAPAEPLAPDHRPVLTGTPLWPARYGAPGSVPPPGSVPPPGAMPPLGGWGPTAPPPRPPRRWRRGAAAGVAALVLVVGGGAGGAYAVRALTGPEPASSSVAASTASSQTSVADLVSNVQRTVVDIQVSGAGGGSSEGSGVVIRSDGMILTNAHVLGTSGGTVTVTFADGSRHSATVIGTDTTHDLAVVQVSTGSALPVATFANSSSVQVGDTVYALGSPLGLAGTVTEGIVSALHRSISAGEGNGSQTTRYTNMIQTDAALNSGNSGGPLVDTTGRVVGINTANAGSSGSIGVGFAIPASTAHAVANQLIAGH from the coding sequence ATGAGTACCGATCCGCGAACCCACCTCGACCCCGAGCCGGACGAGCCGCGGCCGACCGGCACCCAGCACGTCGCCTCCGCGGCGGCCGACCGCAAGCCGGCCGCGCCGCCCACGGCTCCGGCCCCGGCGGCGGGCCCGGTCGCGGCGCCGGCGTCGGCCGCTGGGGCGGCGGGTCCGGCCAGCGGCCAGCATCCGGCGCCGGCCGAGCCGCTCGCCCCCGACCACCGGCCGGTACTGACCGGCACCCCGCTGTGGCCGGCCCGGTACGGCGCCCCCGGCTCGGTGCCACCGCCCGGCTCGGTACCACCGCCGGGCGCGATGCCACCGCTCGGCGGTTGGGGGCCGACGGCGCCGCCGCCTCGGCCGCCCCGGCGGTGGCGGCGCGGCGCGGCGGCCGGCGTCGCGGCGCTGGTGTTGGTGGTGGGCGGCGGCGCGGGCGGCGCGTACGCGGTGCGGGCGCTCACCGGTCCCGAGCCGGCGTCGAGCAGCGTCGCGGCGAGTACCGCGTCCAGCCAGACCTCGGTCGCCGACCTGGTCTCGAACGTGCAGCGCACCGTGGTCGACATCCAGGTCAGCGGCGCGGGCGGCGGCAGCAGCGAGGGCTCCGGGGTGGTGATCCGCTCGGACGGGATGATCCTCACCAACGCGCACGTCCTCGGCACCAGCGGCGGCACGGTGACGGTCACGTTCGCCGACGGCAGTCGGCACAGCGCGACCGTGATCGGCACCGACACCACCCACGACCTCGCGGTCGTGCAGGTCTCCACCGGCTCCGCGCTACCGGTGGCCACGTTCGCCAACTCGTCGTCGGTGCAGGTCGGCGACACCGTGTATGCGCTGGGCAGCCCGCTGGGGCTCGCCGGCACCGTGACCGAGGGCATCGTCAGCGCGCTGCACCGGTCCATCTCGGCCGGCGAGGGCAACGGCAGCCAGACCACCAGGTACACGAACATGATCCAGACCGACGCGGCCCTCAACTCCGGCAACTCGGGGGGCCCGCTGGTCGACACGACCGGCCGCGTCGTCGGGATCAACACCGCCAACGCCGGCTCGTCCGGCAGCATCGGGGTGGGCTTCGCGATCCCGGCCAGTACCGCCCACGCGGTGGCGAACCAGTTGATCGCGGGGCACTGA
- a CDS encoding sigma-70 family RNA polymerase sigma factor → MLRSLYDEHAGPLYGYVLSLTGDRGWAQDIVQEVLLRAWQHPPAADGRPVRGWLYTVARHLVIDQWRARKVRPEVSFAEPPERGVADGTDEAMQSWLVAEALQRLSPAHREVLVECYYQGRSVPDAAQRIGVPAGTVKSRLHYALRALRLALQEMGVV, encoded by the coding sequence TTGCTGCGGTCGCTGTACGACGAGCACGCCGGCCCGCTGTACGGGTACGTGCTGAGCCTGACCGGCGACCGGGGCTGGGCGCAGGACATCGTCCAGGAGGTCCTGTTGCGGGCCTGGCAGCACCCGCCCGCCGCGGACGGCCGCCCAGTGCGGGGCTGGCTGTACACCGTCGCCCGGCACCTGGTGATCGACCAGTGGCGGGCCCGGAAGGTGCGTCCCGAGGTGTCGTTCGCCGAGCCGCCGGAGCGCGGCGTGGCCGACGGTACCGACGAGGCGATGCAGTCCTGGCTGGTCGCGGAGGCGCTGCAGCGGTTGTCCCCGGCGCACCGGGAGGTGCTGGTGGAGTGCTACTACCAGGGGCGGTCGGTGCCGGACGCGGCGCAGCGCATCGGGGTGCCGGCCGGCACGGTCAAGTCCCGGCTGCACTACGCGCTGCGGGCGCTGCGGCTCGCGCTGCAGGAGATGGGGGTGGTCTGA
- a CDS encoding anti-sigma factor family protein, with protein sequence MTGPFDSGPFDGGLRGDDADADIHHDDAAYVLGALSPADRHRYEQHLAGCARCRESVQAFAGLPGLLSRVPVEQVGAEPAAPPPELSGDLFTAARRARWRRRVMVVAGGAVAAAVCLVLALLLAFGPGRGPTGGQAPPARAMTAVAPAPVTATAALATRPWGTDVTVRCRYHGAASYPVGYTLVVVDTGGHSERISSWSAVPDKTMVLTGTTATRPDRIRAIQVRASDGTPVLSLTP encoded by the coding sequence ATGACGGGTCCGTTCGACAGCGGGCCGTTCGACGGTGGCCTCCGCGGCGACGACGCGGACGCCGACATCCACCACGACGATGCCGCCTACGTGCTCGGGGCGCTCTCCCCCGCCGATCGGCACCGGTACGAGCAGCACCTTGCCGGCTGTGCCCGGTGCCGGGAGTCGGTGCAGGCGTTCGCCGGCCTGCCCGGCCTGCTGTCCCGGGTACCGGTGGAGCAGGTCGGCGCCGAACCGGCGGCACCGCCGCCGGAGTTGTCCGGCGACCTGTTCACCGCCGCCCGCCGGGCCCGCTGGCGGCGCCGGGTCATGGTGGTCGCCGGTGGCGCGGTCGCCGCCGCGGTCTGCCTGGTGCTCGCGCTGCTGCTGGCCTTCGGCCCCGGCCGCGGGCCCACCGGTGGTCAGGCGCCGCCGGCCCGGGCGATGACCGCGGTGGCACCGGCCCCGGTCACCGCGACCGCGGCGCTGGCCACCCGGCCCTGGGGTACCGACGTGACCGTGCGCTGCCGCTACCACGGCGCGGCGAGCTACCCGGTCGGCTACACGCTGGTGGTGGTCGACACCGGCGGGCACAGCGAGCGGATCTCCAGCTGGTCGGCGGTGCCGGACAAGACGATGGTGCTGACCGGGACCACCGCCACCCGGCCGGACCGGATCCGCGCGATCCAGGTCCGCGCCAGCGACGGCACCCCGGTACTGTCGCTCACCCCCTGA
- a CDS encoding ATP-binding cassette domain-containing protein, whose product MNRIPVLPVLAGLLLAYLLVPIVAFAVRLAGSGGAAAAPGVGAALVTSLVTATIATVVIGVLGVPLGYLLARRRGRVAAALGVLVQLPLALPPLISGVLLVYLVGPYAPLGALTGGRLTDTRIGIVLAQVFVAAPFLVVAARSAFAAVDPALTDVAATLGHGRLSRFVRVALPVAGGGIRAGLLLAWLRAFGEFGATVILAYHPYTLPVFTYVQFGSTGLPATVLPVAVALLAALTVLVAADHLRLPRRRRQAVLPAPVRPNGRPGPLIGFDLTATVGGFGLAVAHPPGARTLAILGPSGAGKSMTLRALAGLLPAAGRVTLTGDGGPERLAGLDPEHREIGYLPQDPALLPQLTVWRQVLFGVGADPAVAAYWLDRLGLADLADRRPDQLSGGQRRRVALARALTRRPRLLLLDEPFAGLDTPVRDELRHELRALQRDTGMATVLVTHDPDEAALLADEVLLLSAGTVRQQGRQEEVYAHPCDPRAARLLGIRNLTAGTVGPGGVLRCGAAAVCDTDLPAGTDVTWCVRPDQITLSTMDGAGAAGGLAGRVVDVVRLAAFTETVIELPTGDRLTATRTGPAPEPATPVRLAIPPDAVTLWPSR is encoded by the coding sequence ATGAACCGGATACCCGTACTGCCGGTGCTGGCCGGCCTGCTGCTGGCGTACCTGCTGGTACCGATCGTGGCGTTCGCGGTGCGGCTGGCCGGCTCGGGCGGTGCGGCCGCGGCGCCGGGCGTCGGCGCCGCGCTCGTCACCTCGCTGGTCACCGCCACGATCGCCACCGTGGTGATCGGCGTCCTGGGCGTCCCGCTCGGCTACCTGCTCGCCCGGCGCCGGGGCCGGGTGGCCGCCGCCCTGGGCGTACTGGTGCAGCTACCGCTGGCGTTGCCGCCGCTGATCTCCGGGGTGCTGCTGGTCTACCTGGTCGGGCCGTACGCACCGCTCGGTGCGCTGACCGGTGGCCGGCTCACCGACACCCGGATCGGCATCGTGCTCGCGCAGGTGTTCGTCGCCGCGCCGTTCCTGGTGGTGGCGGCGCGCTCGGCGTTCGCCGCGGTCGATCCGGCGCTGACCGACGTGGCTGCCACCCTCGGGCACGGCCGGCTGTCCCGGTTCGTCCGGGTGGCGCTGCCGGTGGCCGGTGGCGGGATCCGGGCCGGGCTGCTGCTGGCCTGGCTGCGCGCGTTCGGCGAGTTCGGCGCCACGGTCATCCTTGCCTACCACCCGTACACCCTGCCGGTGTTCACCTACGTGCAGTTCGGCTCGACCGGGCTGCCGGCGACGGTCCTGCCGGTCGCGGTGGCGCTGCTCGCCGCGTTGACGGTGCTCGTCGCCGCCGACCACCTGCGGCTGCCCCGGCGCCGCCGGCAGGCCGTGCTGCCCGCACCGGTACGGCCCAACGGCCGGCCCGGGCCGCTGATCGGCTTCGACCTCACCGCGACCGTGGGTGGTTTCGGGCTGGCGGTCGCGCACCCGCCCGGCGCCCGCACCCTGGCGATCCTCGGTCCGTCCGGCGCCGGCAAGTCGATGACGCTGCGGGCGTTGGCCGGGCTGCTCCCGGCGGCCGGCCGGGTCACCCTGACCGGCGACGGTGGCCCGGAACGGCTCGCCGGTCTGGACCCGGAACACCGCGAGATCGGGTACCTGCCGCAGGATCCGGCGCTGCTGCCGCAGCTGACGGTGTGGCGCCAGGTGCTGTTCGGGGTCGGTGCCGATCCGGCGGTCGCCGCGTACTGGCTGGATCGGCTCGGCCTGGCCGATCTCGCCGACCGGCGGCCGGACCAGCTGTCCGGTGGCCAGCGCCGCCGGGTGGCGCTGGCCCGCGCGCTGACCCGCCGGCCCCGGTTGCTGCTGCTCGACGAGCCGTTCGCCGGCCTGGACACCCCGGTACGCGACGAGCTGCGGCACGAGCTGCGCGCCCTGCAGCGCGACACCGGGATGGCCACCGTGCTGGTCACCCACGACCCGGACGAGGCGGCGCTGCTGGCCGACGAGGTGCTGCTGCTGTCCGCCGGAACGGTGCGCCAGCAGGGCCGCCAGGAAGAGGTCTACGCGCATCCGTGCGACCCGCGGGCGGCCCGGCTGCTGGGCATCCGCAACCTGACCGCCGGTACCGTCGGGCCCGGCGGGGTGCTGCGTTGCGGCGCGGCGGCGGTGTGCGACACCGATCTGCCCGCCGGTACCGACGTCACCTGGTGCGTCCGGCCGGACCAGATCACGCTGTCCACCATGGACGGTGCTGGCGCGGCGGGCGGCCTGGCCGGCCGGGTGGTCGACGTGGTGCGGCTCGCCGCGTTCACCGAAACGGTGATCGAGCTGCCCACCGGGGACCGGTTGACCGCGACCCGCACCGGGCCGGCGCCGGAGCCGGCCACGCCGGTACGCCTGGCGATCCCGCCCGACGCGGTCACCCTGTGGCCGAGCCGGTGA
- a CDS encoding substrate-binding domain-containing protein produces the protein MARRVRTRVTLAASVLALVALLAGCGSAGSGAGAGGSSGTSDAPGSGATVTVLYAGSLVNLMEHDVKPGFEAAGADTFQGQGKGSDALVNEIKGKVTRGDVFVSASTATNDKLRGGANGDWESWYATFATAPLVLGYNPKSRFAAQLKSKPWQQVIDQPGFRLGRTDPKLDPKGRLTAQALAKVGLSKLAGSDSGVYPEETLLGRLQAGQLDAGFFYSSEATEAKVPTVSLAPVALAATYTVTVLNRAPQPAAAAAFVKYLLGARGVALLRKHGLRPTDRVRLTGDRSAVPATLRSTVGGS, from the coding sequence ATGGCACGTCGGGTGCGCACTCGGGTCACGCTGGCGGCGTCGGTGCTGGCCCTCGTCGCGCTGCTGGCCGGCTGTGGCTCGGCCGGTTCCGGTGCCGGGGCGGGTGGCTCGTCGGGAACGAGCGACGCCCCGGGCTCCGGCGCCACGGTCACCGTGCTGTACGCGGGGTCGCTGGTCAACCTGATGGAACACGACGTCAAGCCGGGGTTCGAGGCCGCCGGCGCGGACACCTTCCAGGGTCAGGGCAAGGGGTCCGACGCGCTGGTCAACGAGATCAAGGGCAAGGTGACCAGGGGCGACGTGTTCGTGTCCGCGAGCACCGCCACCAACGACAAGCTGCGCGGCGGCGCGAACGGCGACTGGGAGTCGTGGTACGCCACGTTCGCCACCGCCCCGCTGGTGCTCGGCTACAACCCGAAGAGCAGGTTCGCCGCGCAGCTGAAGAGCAAGCCGTGGCAGCAGGTGATCGACCAGCCCGGGTTCCGGCTGGGCCGCACCGACCCGAAGCTCGACCCGAAGGGCCGGCTGACCGCGCAGGCGCTGGCCAAGGTCGGGCTGAGCAAGCTCGCCGGCAGCGACTCGGGCGTGTACCCGGAGGAGACGCTGCTGGGGCGGTTGCAGGCCGGCCAGCTCGACGCGGGCTTCTTCTACAGCTCCGAGGCGACCGAGGCGAAGGTGCCGACGGTGTCGCTCGCGCCGGTGGCGCTGGCCGCGACGTACACCGTGACCGTGCTCAACCGGGCGCCGCAGCCGGCCGCCGCGGCGGCGTTCGTCAAGTACCTGCTGGGTGCCCGGGGCGTCGCGCTGCTGCGCAAGCACGGCCTGCGGCCGACCGACCGGGTGCGGCTGACCGGCGACAGGTCCGCGGTGCCGGCGACGCTGCGCTCGACGGTGGGAGGTTCCTAG
- a CDS encoding TOBE domain-containing protein — protein MANYRMGRAAQLLGVSTDTLRRWIDAGRLPAGRDQQGHRVVEGVELARFARALATDEPGGTWSSARNRFTGIVTAVRVDQVMAQVEIQAGPHRVVSLMTRDSVDELGLVVGAVATASVKSTQVVVELPVPARATA, from the coding sequence GTGGCGAACTATCGGATGGGTCGAGCCGCGCAACTGCTCGGGGTCAGCACCGACACGCTGCGCCGGTGGATCGATGCGGGCCGGCTGCCGGCCGGGCGAGACCAGCAGGGGCACCGGGTGGTCGAGGGCGTGGAGCTGGCCCGCTTCGCCCGCGCGCTGGCCACCGACGAGCCCGGCGGCACCTGGTCGTCGGCGCGGAACCGGTTCACCGGCATCGTCACCGCGGTCCGGGTCGACCAGGTGATGGCCCAGGTGGAGATCCAGGCCGGGCCGCACCGGGTGGTGTCGCTGATGACCCGGGACTCGGTCGACGAGCTGGGCCTGGTCGTCGGCGCGGTCGCCACCGCGTCGGTCAAGTCCACCCAGGTCGTGGTCGAACTGCCGGTGCCGGCCCGGGCCACGGCATGA
- a CDS encoding FGGY family carbohydrate kinase, whose product MSQPAGRILALDLGSSSVRAVVLAADGDRLTPLPGAAVREQARIHQGADGAAELDLTAYLGATVSCLDELSAAGHLRGVHTVGISTQWHSLLGLDEHDEPVGPCLSWMDLRPSLPAHLAPVDPDAYHARTGAWWHPFYWPVRIGWLRARTGPARRYVGLPEYLGLVLWGEPTASVSSASGTGALDTRTCRWDDEALALAGVTAGQVPQLADDDWRGRFTREYRKRWPDLADAVIAPPLGDGAASALGSGCFDADHLSVTVGTSAAVRLVSTGGADPAPTVWRYRVDHRRAVHGVAYSGGGVLDEWVLGLLDIDPAAQGPALAGLTPGEHGLVCLPFHAGHRPPATDPAGAGGTLYGLRLTTTGTDVLAATLEGLCHEITDGARAVDPAGTAVPMLGGGAVAASSWLTGRLTAALGGRGQRVTDPEVGALGAAAGALGIDLRPATEEVTASDTDVAAMATAADRHRALRSRLA is encoded by the coding sequence ATGTCCCAGCCGGCCGGCCGGATCCTCGCCCTGGATCTCGGGTCCAGTTCGGTGCGTGCGGTCGTGCTCGCCGCCGACGGCGACCGGCTGACCCCGCTGCCCGGTGCGGCGGTCCGGGAGCAGGCGCGCATCCATCAGGGCGCGGACGGCGCGGCCGAACTCGACCTGACCGCATACCTCGGCGCCACCGTGTCCTGCCTGGACGAATTGTCCGCCGCCGGGCACCTGCGCGGCGTGCACACGGTCGGCATCTCCACCCAGTGGCACTCGCTGCTCGGGCTGGACGAACACGACGAACCGGTCGGGCCGTGCCTGTCCTGGATGGACCTGCGCCCGAGCCTGCCGGCGCACCTGGCGCCGGTCGACCCGGACGCCTACCACGCCCGTACCGGCGCGTGGTGGCACCCGTTCTACTGGCCGGTACGGATCGGCTGGCTGCGGGCCCGGACCGGACCGGCGCGCCGCTACGTCGGGCTGCCGGAGTATCTCGGCCTGGTGCTGTGGGGCGAGCCGACCGCCTCGGTGTCCTCGGCGTCGGGCACCGGCGCGCTGGACACCCGCACCTGTCGATGGGACGACGAGGCGCTGGCGCTCGCCGGCGTGACGGCCGGGCAGGTGCCGCAGCTCGCCGACGACGACTGGCGCGGCCGGTTCACCCGGGAGTACCGGAAACGCTGGCCGGACCTCGCCGACGCGGTGATCGCACCGCCGCTGGGCGACGGCGCGGCGAGTGCGCTGGGCTCCGGCTGCTTCGACGCCGACCACCTGTCCGTGACCGTCGGCACCTCCGCCGCGGTACGGCTGGTCAGCACCGGCGGCGCCGATCCGGCACCGACGGTGTGGCGGTACCGGGTCGACCACCGGCGCGCGGTCCACGGCGTCGCGTACTCCGGCGGCGGCGTGCTGGACGAGTGGGTCCTCGGGTTGCTCGACATCGATCCCGCCGCGCAGGGCCCGGCGCTCGCCGGACTCACGCCGGGCGAGCACGGGCTGGTCTGCCTGCCGTTCCACGCCGGGCACCGGCCACCGGCCACCGATCCGGCGGGGGCCGGCGGCACCCTGTACGGCCTGCGGCTGACGACCACCGGCACCGACGTGCTCGCCGCGACCCTGGAAGGGCTGTGCCACGAGATCACCGACGGGGCCCGTGCGGTCGACCCGGCAGGTACCGCGGTGCCGATGCTCGGCGGCGGTGCGGTCGCCGCGTCGAGCTGGCTGACCGGACGGCTCACCGCGGCGCTCGGCGGTCGCGGGCAGCGGGTCACCGACCCGGAGGTCGGCGCGCTCGGCGCGGCTGCCGGTGCGCTCGGCATCGACCTGCGACCGGCGACCGAGGAGGTCACCGCGAGCGACACCGACGTCGCCGCGATGGCCACCGCGGCCGATCGGCACCGCGCCCTGCGGAGCCGGCTGGCCTGA